TCATGGAAGTCCGCCATCATTCAGCACGCTCGGCCATTGCGGGTCGGCCGCCGGCCAGCACCGAGAGGCACCCCAGCAACGCCATGCCCAAGGTGAGGACGAGGATGACCTTGCCCGCGGTCCATTCCGCCGCGAAGGCGCCGATGGCCAGGCCGGCCAGGGGCTGCGTCAGGTTGTTGAGCAGCGTCATCACGCCCGTCGTCTTTCCATAGTCCGCTGCGGGAATCACGCGCTGGCGACTGCTGCGCAGGTAGATGTTGAACATCTTGTCGAAGCCGATCACCAGCAGGTATCCCGCCGCATATCCCCAGGCACTGGGACTGAGCGCCGTCAGGAGGCCGCCCACCACGATCAGCGAGAACCCGGCAAGGCCCAGCTTCCGTACGGGAATGGAAATGTGGGCAATGCCCATGAGAACGAGCACCGTGACGATGGCGCCGGCGGTCTGCAGCGCACCGTAGTACCCGGCCGTTCGTGCATGAACACCCGTGACGAGTGCCGCCGACGATGCAAGCGTGACGCCCACCACCAGGTTGACGCCCGCCGCCTGGATGACGAGCCTCCGCAGGCCGGGCAGGCCGATCACGTGGGCGAGCGCCGTCTTCACTGCGGCGACCATGTTGCCCTGCGACGTTTCGCGTGGCCTCAACCGGACCCTGGTGGTGCGCCGCCAGTAGGCCATAGCGCCATCGGCGAGCACGAAGATGATCGCAGTGATCCCCACGGCAGCCTGCCAATGGATCTGCATCAGCAGAACCGCGGCGACTACCGGCCCCAGAACCGCCCCCAGCTGATCAGCGGTCTGGGAATACGCCAGCACTTTCTCGAAGCTGTGCTTCTTGAAAACCTGCGGCAATATCACCTCGCGCGCCATCGCACCCTGGGTGGTCAGCACCCCGCACAGGGCGGAGACCGCGATCAACCAGCCCGCACCGCCGAAGACCGAAGCGCAGATGGCGCCCGAGGCGCAGATGACGGCGCGCAAGACCTGGCTCCATCGCATCAGGCGCACCGGGGAAATGCGATCGCACAAAGCCCCGCAGATCGGGAAAGACAGAAAGCGGGGGAACGCCTCCACCGCAAAAGCCAACCCCGACCACCCGACATCCTGCGTGGTCTGGAACACCACGAGTGGCACCAGGAACAGCAGCACCTGATCGGCAATCT
This region of Variovorax sp. RKNM96 genomic DNA includes:
- a CDS encoding MFS transporter, translating into MAQPTDPVESSSPRADFLAFLASLFLSKIADQVLLFLVPLVVFQTTQDVGWSGLAFAVEAFPRFLSFPICGALCDRISPVRLMRWSQVLRAVICASGAICASVFGGAGWLIAVSALCGVLTTQGAMAREVILPQVFKKHSFEKVLAYSQTADQLGAVLGPVVAAVLLMQIHWQAAVGITAIIFVLADGAMAYWRRTTRVRLRPRETSQGNMVAAVKTALAHVIGLPGLRRLVIQAAGVNLVVGVTLASSAALVTGVHARTAGYYGALQTAGAIVTVLVLMGIAHISIPVRKLGLAGFSLIVVGGLLTALSPSAWGYAAGYLLVIGFDKMFNIYLRSSRQRVIPAADYGKTTGVMTLLNNLTQPLAGLAIGAFAAEWTAGKVILVLTLGMALLGCLSVLAGGRPAMAERAE